A stretch of the Sphingomonas sp. CL5.1 genome encodes the following:
- a CDS encoding PilZ domain-containing protein, with protein sequence MFAAEFEPAPSDIRRRGPRAPVSFDSAVGAGGLARALCKVIDLSIHGARLSTYSALRKGMSIWLTLPEVGPVGAEVMWADDFAAGCRFDAPLDPAAFEQLLRREGHVAAH encoded by the coding sequence ATGTTCGCAGCGGAATTCGAGCCAGCACCCAGCGATATCCGGCGCCGCGGCCCGCGCGCGCCGGTTTCGTTCGATTCGGCGGTGGGGGCGGGCGGCCTCGCCCGCGCCTTGTGCAAGGTGATCGACCTGTCGATCCACGGCGCGCGGCTCAGCACCTATTCGGCATTGCGCAAGGGCATGTCGATCTGGCTGACCCTGCCCGAGGTCGGGCCGGTCGGCGCCGAGGTGATGTGGGCGGACGATTTCGCCGCCGGCTGCCGTTTCGACGCGCCACTCGATCCGGCGGCTTTCGAGCAGTTGCTGCGCCGGGAAGGCCATGTCGCCGCGCATTGA
- a CDS encoding ABC transporter ATP-binding protein: MSDAGQAVLETRGLTRSFTQGGETIEVLRGVDLAVAPGEIVALLGPSGSGKSTLLQAVGLLEGGFEGSIRIAGQEVARLDPHGRTVVRRDHLGFVYQFHHLLPDFDARENVVLPQLIHGATQAEAGARADTLLTALGLGHRLTHRPSQLSGGEQQRVAVARALANRPALVLADEPTGNLDEHTADVVLAEFLRLVRGEGSAALVATHNERLALKMDRVFRLHDGLLR; this comes from the coding sequence ATGAGTGATGCAGGCCAGGCGGTCCTCGAAACGCGGGGGCTGACGCGCAGCTTCACGCAGGGCGGGGAGACGATCGAGGTGCTGCGCGGCGTCGACCTCGCGGTCGCGCCGGGCGAGATCGTCGCGCTGCTCGGCCCGTCCGGCTCGGGCAAGTCGACGCTATTGCAGGCGGTCGGGCTGCTGGAGGGCGGGTTCGAGGGGTCGATCCGCATCGCCGGTCAGGAGGTGGCGAGGCTCGATCCGCACGGCCGCACCGTCGTGCGCCGCGATCATCTCGGCTTCGTCTATCAGTTCCACCATCTGCTGCCCGATTTCGACGCGCGCGAGAATGTCGTGCTGCCCCAGCTCATCCACGGCGCGACGCAGGCGGAGGCCGGCGCGCGGGCGGATACGTTGCTCACCGCGCTCGGTCTCGGCCACCGGCTGACGCACCGGCCGAGCCAGCTTTCCGGCGGCGAGCAGCAGCGCGTCGCGGTCGCCCGCGCGCTCGCCAACCGGCCCGCGCTGGTGCTGGCGGACGAGCCGACCGGCAACCTCGACGAGCATACGGCGGATGTCGTGCTGGCCGAATTCCTCCGGCTGGTGCGGGGCGAAGGCTCCGCCGCGCTGGTCGCGACCCACAACGAGCGGCTCGCGCTGAAGATGGATCGCGTGTTCCGGCTGCATGACGGCCTGCTGCGATGA
- a CDS encoding TonB-dependent receptor: protein MSITLALLAVAAQSVPATEQAPPTAPPQSAQTPDDQDEPGRLGPAQQSGGDVVVTARRRAETIQSVPIAMSVIGGTALADTGAYNVGRLTQLQPSLQFYSTNPRNSAANIRGLGAPFGLTNDGIEQGVGIYVDQVYYSRIASATFDFTDTDRIEILRGPQGTLYGKNTTAGAINITTRKPSFDPEARFELTGGNYDFLQAKGSVSGPLVGDVVAGRFSASFTTRRGTIWNTTQDQWQNSQDNLSLRGQLLFKPAPNLDITLYADYNRQAPTCCVQYYAGVAPTQRPANRQYAALAAAAGYAVPSTDAFDRVTDVDTPLRAKQKLGGASAVANWDIGPATLTSVTAWRFWNWDPSNDRDFIGLPITTVSANPSRQDQYSQEIRLGSNGRHAIDYTVGLFWFHQTIDTQGLQVQGPAASAWLLNPASAAAKDPATLDGLTARNTIGFTNTSAALFGKLTWHVSDRLQVSPGARLNYDRKEGSYVSVVTNGQGGTNLTSDQRGVLSPQRYAPKFDNWNLSGDITVAYQFSPDIHSYATYARSYKSGGINLSGLPLDANNDPILSTATVKPETVDHYEIGLKTQLLDRRATINLAGFWTEIHDYQATVNNYQLAVLRGYLANAGQVRTRGIELDSAFRPSAGLNLYVNAAYTDAKYIRFTNAPCPPELSGGSNSPPFCDISGQRLPGVSKWAFSYGAEYNWPVGEGQVYLGYDGSYRSDFSSNPSPSAYMDVAGYSLSNFRLGYRKGDRLNIFAWVRNAFDQDYYELLATQSGSTGLIVGQPGDPRTFGLTVSLGIH, encoded by the coding sequence ATGTCGATCACGCTTGCCTTGCTGGCCGTCGCCGCCCAGTCCGTTCCCGCCACCGAACAGGCGCCGCCGACCGCGCCGCCGCAGAGCGCCCAGACGCCCGACGATCAGGACGAGCCAGGCCGACTCGGCCCGGCGCAGCAGAGCGGGGGCGATGTCGTCGTCACCGCGCGCCGCCGCGCCGAGACGATCCAGAGCGTGCCGATCGCCATGTCGGTGATCGGCGGCACGGCGCTGGCCGATACCGGGGCCTATAATGTCGGGAGGCTGACGCAGCTCCAGCCGTCGCTGCAATTCTACTCGACCAACCCGCGCAATTCCGCCGCCAACATCCGCGGGCTGGGCGCGCCGTTCGGCCTGACCAACGACGGGATCGAGCAGGGCGTCGGCATCTATGTCGATCAGGTCTATTACAGCCGCATCGCCTCCGCGACGTTCGACTTCACCGATACCGACCGGATCGAGATCCTGCGCGGGCCGCAGGGCACGCTCTACGGCAAGAACACCACCGCCGGCGCGATCAACATCACCACGCGCAAGCCGAGCTTCGATCCGGAGGCGCGCTTCGAGCTGACCGGCGGCAATTACGATTTCCTCCAGGCCAAGGGGTCGGTCTCCGGCCCGCTGGTCGGCGATGTGGTGGCCGGGCGCTTCTCCGCCTCCTTCACCACGCGGCGCGGCACGATCTGGAACACCACGCAGGACCAGTGGCAGAACAGCCAGGACAATCTCAGCCTGCGCGGCCAGTTGCTGTTCAAGCCGGCGCCGAACCTCGATATCACGCTCTACGCCGATTATAACCGGCAGGCGCCGACCTGTTGCGTGCAATATTACGCCGGCGTCGCGCCGACCCAGCGCCCGGCCAACCGCCAATATGCCGCGCTGGCGGCGGCGGCCGGCTATGCCGTGCCCTCGACCGACGCCTTCGACCGCGTGACCGACGTGGATACGCCGCTGCGCGCGAAACAGAAGCTCGGCGGCGCGTCGGCGGTGGCGAACTGGGATATCGGCCCGGCGACGCTCACCTCGGTCACCGCCTGGCGCTTCTGGAACTGGGACCCGTCGAACGACCGCGACTTCATCGGCCTGCCGATCACCACGGTCTCCGCCAATCCCTCGCGGCAGGACCAGTACAGCCAGGAAATCCGCCTCGGCTCGAACGGCAGGCACGCGATCGACTATACGGTCGGGCTGTTCTGGTTCCACCAGACGATCGACACGCAGGGCCTTCAGGTGCAGGGGCCGGCGGCGAGCGCGTGGCTGCTCAACCCGGCGAGCGCGGCGGCGAAGGACCCGGCGACGCTCGACGGCCTTACCGCGCGCAACACGATCGGCTTCACCAACACCTCGGCCGCGCTGTTCGGCAAGCTGACGTGGCATGTGTCGGACAGGTTGCAGGTATCGCCCGGCGCGCGGCTCAATTACGACAGGAAGGAGGGTTCCTATGTCTCGGTCGTCACCAACGGGCAGGGCGGCACGAACCTGACCAGCGACCAGCGCGGCGTGCTCTCGCCGCAGCGCTACGCGCCGAAGTTCGACAACTGGAACCTCTCCGGCGACATCACCGTCGCCTATCAATTCTCGCCGGATATCCACAGCTACGCCACCTATGCGCGCAGCTACAAATCGGGCGGGATCAACCTGTCGGGCCTGCCGCTCGACGCGAACAACGATCCGATCCTCTCCACCGCCACGGTGAAGCCGGAGACGGTCGATCACTATGAGATCGGCCTCAAGACCCAGCTTCTCGATCGCCGCGCGACGATCAACCTCGCGGGGTTCTGGACCGAGATCCACGATTATCAGGCGACGGTGAACAATTACCAGCTCGCCGTGCTGCGCGGCTATCTCGCCAATGCCGGGCAGGTGCGGACGCGCGGGATCGAGCTGGATTCGGCCTTCCGCCCAAGCGCGGGCCTGAACCTCTACGTCAACGCCGCCTATACCGACGCGAAATATATCCGCTTCACCAACGCGCCGTGCCCGCCGGAATTGTCGGGCGGCAGCAACAGCCCGCCGTTCTGCGATATCTCCGGCCAGCGCCTGCCGGGCGTGTCGAAATGGGCGTTCAGCTATGGCGCGGAATATAACTGGCCGGTGGGCGAGGGGCAGGTCTATCTCGGCTATGACGGTAGCTACCGTTCGGACTTCTCGTCCAACCCGTCGCCCTCGGCCTATATGGACGTCGCCGGCTATTCGCTGTCGAACTTCCGGCTCGGCTATCGCAAGGGCGACAGGCTCAACATCTTCGCCTGGGTGCGCAACGCCTTCGACCAGGATTATTACGAGTTGCTGGCGACCCAGTCGGGCAGCACCGGGCTGATCGTCGGGCAGCCGGGCGATCCGCGCACCTTCGGGTTGACGGTGTCGCTCGGGATTCACTGA
- a CDS encoding lipoprotein-releasing ABC transporter permease subunit yields MILSRYERMIARRYLLPGKGERFIVLVAGFSLGAVMLGVAALVIVMSVMNGFRAELFDKIVGLNGHAVVQGIDGRLADWQQIARWARETPGVTSAVPLIEQPLMSTYNGRVEGVLVRGMRMADIRSNATIGNKVVAGSLADLKPGANRVAIGARLAEALGATVGSEITLINPSGQSTPFGTVPRYVSYTVAAIFEIGVYDYDKAYVIMPMEDAQTLLLMGDTVGMVELQTDNPDKVAQILAPLAQKVGRLAVISDWRQMNAQLFDALAVERVAMFTVLCIIILVAAFNIASSLIMLVRAKTRDIAIMRTMGATRGAMMRIFMTVGVTIGALGIVAGLVLGAIFLFYRQAVVNFVQLVTGQNLWDPSIRYLTELPSKPDPVEIVAIVLITALMTLLATLYPAYKAASTDPVQVLRYE; encoded by the coding sequence ATGATATTGTCGCGTTACGAACGGATGATCGCGCGGCGCTATCTCCTTCCGGGCAAGGGTGAGCGGTTCATCGTCCTCGTCGCCGGCTTCAGCCTCGGCGCGGTGATGCTCGGCGTCGCGGCGCTGGTCATCGTGATGAGCGTGATGAACGGCTTCCGCGCGGAGCTGTTCGACAAGATCGTCGGGCTGAACGGTCATGCCGTGGTGCAGGGCATCGACGGCCGCCTCGCCGATTGGCAGCAGATCGCGCGCTGGGCGAGGGAGACGCCGGGCGTCACCAGCGCGGTGCCGCTGATCGAGCAGCCGCTGATGTCCACCTACAACGGCCGGGTGGAGGGCGTGCTGGTGCGCGGAATGCGCATGGCCGACATCCGCTCCAACGCCACGATCGGCAACAAGGTCGTCGCCGGCTCGCTCGCCGATCTGAAGCCGGGCGCCAACCGTGTCGCGATCGGCGCGCGGCTGGCCGAGGCGCTGGGGGCGACGGTCGGGTCGGAGATCACGCTCATCAACCCGTCGGGCCAGTCCACGCCGTTCGGCACGGTGCCGCGCTACGTCAGCTACACGGTCGCCGCGATCTTCGAGATCGGCGTGTACGATTATGACAAGGCCTATGTAATCATGCCGATGGAGGATGCGCAGACGCTCCTCCTGATGGGCGACACGGTCGGCATGGTCGAGCTTCAGACCGACAATCCGGACAAGGTGGCGCAGATCCTCGCGCCGCTCGCGCAGAAGGTCGGGCGGCTGGCGGTGATCTCCGACTGGCGGCAGATGAACGCGCAATTGTTCGACGCGCTGGCGGTGGAGCGGGTGGCGATGTTCACCGTGCTGTGCATCATCATCCTCGTCGCGGCGTTCAACATCGCCAGTTCGCTCATCATGCTGGTGCGCGCCAAGACGCGCGACATCGCGATCATGCGCACGATGGGCGCTACGCGCGGGGCGATGATGCGCATCTTCATGACGGTCGGCGTGACGATCGGCGCGCTCGGCATCGTCGCCGGGCTGGTGCTCGGCGCGATCTTCCTGTTCTATCGGCAGGCGGTGGTGAATTTCGTCCAGCTCGTCACCGGGCAGAATCTGTGGGACCCGTCGATCCGCTACCTCACCGAGCTGCCTTCCAAGCCCGATCCGGTGGAGATCGTCGCCATCGTGCTCATCACCGCGCTGATGACGCTGCTCGCGACGCTCTACCCGGCGTACAAGGCCGCGAGCACCGATCCGGTTCAGGTGCTGCGCTATGAGTGA
- the fabZ gene encoding 3-hydroxyacyl-ACP dehydratase FabZ, producing the protein MSEAEVTSGSVGPLDIARVMAALPHRYPMLLVDRVEELVPDRSIAAIKAVTFNEGFFQGHFPGRPIMPGVLIVEALAQAAGVLAVESLGLAGSGKLVYFMAIENAKFRKPVEPGVLLRLEVEFVQKRSSVCKFAGVARIDGQVAAEASFTAMIADPPRAA; encoded by the coding sequence GTGAGCGAAGCGGAGGTGACGAGCGGGTCGGTCGGCCCGCTCGACATCGCGCGGGTGATGGCGGCGTTGCCGCATCGTTACCCGATGCTGCTGGTCGATCGCGTCGAGGAACTCGTCCCCGACCGGTCGATCGCGGCGATCAAGGCGGTGACCTTCAACGAAGGCTTCTTTCAGGGGCATTTCCCCGGCCGTCCGATCATGCCCGGCGTGCTGATCGTCGAGGCGCTGGCGCAGGCCGCCGGCGTGCTCGCGGTGGAGAGCCTCGGCCTCGCCGGCTCGGGCAAGCTCGTCTATTTCATGGCGATCGAGAATGCGAAGTTCCGCAAGCCGGTCGAGCCGGGCGTGCTGCTTCGGCTCGAGGTGGAATTCGTGCAGAAGCGCAGCAGCGTCTGCAAGTTCGCCGGCGTCGCCCGGATCGATGGGCAGGTCGCGGCGGAAGCCAGCTTCACCGCGATGATCGCGGACCCGCCCAGGGCGGCGTGA
- a CDS encoding OmpH family outer membrane protein, producing the protein MNSKKTMLIAAALLAPGALVGGVSQAQVNGVAVVDPDGAVAGSNAWKAAAGQLQTTYKATLDQAETRRQAISTELQPLVTKLQNDQKANVAQAQLQTQLQTIQSKEQAGNAELQRITAPYVRARAYAIEQIQQQLKAAIDAAAARKKASIVFGPNDVVHLDPAGDITADVTTELNRLVPSVSIAPPANWQPGQQGQAGAAPAAPAPANTKQPQGR; encoded by the coding sequence ATGAATAGCAAGAAGACCATGCTGATCGCGGCGGCGCTGCTCGCGCCGGGCGCGCTCGTCGGAGGTGTTTCGCAGGCGCAGGTCAACGGGGTGGCGGTCGTCGATCCCGATGGCGCGGTGGCCGGCAGCAACGCCTGGAAGGCGGCCGCCGGGCAGCTCCAGACCACGTACAAGGCGACGCTCGACCAGGCCGAGACGCGCCGTCAGGCGATCTCCACCGAGCTTCAGCCGCTCGTCACCAAGCTGCAGAACGACCAGAAGGCGAATGTCGCCCAGGCGCAGCTCCAGACCCAGCTCCAGACGATCCAGTCGAAGGAGCAGGCCGGCAACGCCGAGCTTCAGCGCATAACCGCGCCCTATGTCCGCGCCCGCGCCTATGCGATCGAGCAGATCCAGCAGCAGCTCAAGGCCGCGATCGATGCCGCCGCCGCGCGCAAGAAGGCGAGCATCGTGTTCGGCCCGAACGACGTGGTGCACCTCGATCCCGCCGGCGACATCACCGCCGACGTGACGACGGAGCTGAACCGCCTCGTGCCCAGCGTCAGCATCGCGCCGCCGGCCAACTGGCAGCCGGGCCAGCAGGGTCAGGCGGGCGCCGCGCCGGCCGCTCCCGCGCCGGCCAACACCAAGCAGCCGCAGGGCCGGTGA
- the rpmE gene encoding 50S ribosomal protein L31 has protein sequence MKKDIHPDYHTIKVQMTDGTVFETRSTWGKEGDTMQLDIDPLAHPAWTGGRGQMLDTGGQVARFNKRFGGGLTLRK, from the coding sequence GTGAAGAAAGACATCCATCCCGATTATCACACCATCAAGGTGCAGATGACCGACGGCACCGTGTTCGAAACCCGCTCCACCTGGGGCAAGGAAGGCGACACGATGCAGCTCGACATCGACCCGCTGGCGCACCCGGCCTGGACCGGCGGCCGCGGCCAGATGCTCGACACCGGCGGCCAGGTCGCGCGCTTCAACAAGCGCTTTGGCGGCGGGCTGACGCTGCGCAAGTAA
- a CDS encoding Hsp20 family protein, with the protein MRLDLTPYRRSTIGFDRLFDLLETNARSAGDNYPPFNLERLAEDRYRITLAVAGFTRDEIEITAQQNLLLVAGKKADTQDNANFLHVGIANRSFERRFELADFVFVEDARLNDGLLVIDLVREVPEAMKPKSIAIKTGAPLAAVETKADDAKAA; encoded by the coding sequence ATGCGACTGGACCTTACCCCCTACCGCCGCTCGACCATCGGGTTCGACCGGCTGTTCGACCTGCTGGAGACCAATGCGCGCTCGGCGGGCGACAATTATCCCCCCTTCAATCTCGAGCGGCTCGCCGAGGATCGCTATCGCATCACGCTGGCGGTGGCCGGCTTCACCCGCGACGAGATCGAGATCACCGCGCAGCAGAACCTGCTGCTCGTTGCCGGCAAGAAGGCCGATACGCAGGATAACGCCAATTTCCTGCACGTCGGAATCGCCAACCGCAGCTTCGAGCGGCGCTTCGAGCTGGCGGACTTCGTGTTCGTCGAGGACGCCCGGCTGAACGACGGGCTGCTGGTGATCGACCTGGTCCGCGAAGTGCCCGAGGCGATGAAGCCGAAGAGCATCGCGATCAAGACCGGCGCGCCGCTGGCCGCGGTCGAAACCAAGGCGGACGACGCCAAAGCGGCGTAA
- the bamA gene encoding outer membrane protein assembly factor BamA produces MLAGMPLAAAAQTAPAPAAQQAPTQAPAEAASVLAPPVVRTIRSLRVDGSQRIEPETVLSYTKLRVGESYTNETLDQAIKDLYASDLFADVSIAGAETGDIVLRVRENPIINRVILEGNKRLKEDKITKEIKLKPRQIFTRSAVRADVARIIELYRRQGRFAASVDPKMVNLDQNRVDVVFEISEGPKSKVQQINIIGNQVFSDAKLRSQMATKQSRFFRFMSSNTSYDQDRLAYDQQKLRQFYLTNGYADFRVTSAVAELTPDKRDFIITYVVEEGPRYKFGDVTVDSDIRDFDNKRMASTLSIKKGDWYDAKKVEDTVDSLSQTAGLFGYAFADVNPEFQRDRDALTMSINFHIAQAQRTYVERVEITGNTQTQDKVIRREVRLAEGDAFNSFQVKRSTDRINSLGYFQDKFEIKQTPGSVPDRVVLEANVEEKATGQLQLSAGYSSLEQFIIQANITQSNFRGKAQELRAGVNWSAYSKSVELGFTEPYLFDKNIALGVDLFRRDYNAFNYLGTDRQTTYSQTSTGFQIRAGVPITEYWSFSARYGLTYDQVGLDKGTYYTDLNGDGIRGNSPGDSCDPLVAGRYLCDSIGNRWTSSVGYSFIYNSLNSRLRPTAGSRMSLSQDFAGLGGDVRYIRSRVDGAKYWGIGKGFVLSFVGEGGFIKSLEGSRGPGVDPVRITDRFYLGEPQFRGFDIRGVGPRVIRQYYTTDSSGKQVLVTDRDQIVDDALGGNAYYLGRIELELPLGSGARELGLRPSIYVQAGSLWSMTRPLLTTFPVAADGTVLPLPKTNEAGQPLFSYTNAAGLSVTTTCAAGIPDPTGKCNGIVPNTAQIASQPFKETYYGGTARPRLSVGFGVNWTSPFGPLRIDVAKALLTQPGDDKKLVTFNVGTQF; encoded by the coding sequence ATGCTCGCCGGCATGCCGCTGGCGGCCGCCGCGCAGACCGCGCCGGCCCCTGCCGCGCAGCAGGCGCCGACGCAGGCGCCGGCCGAGGCCGCGTCCGTCCTCGCGCCGCCGGTGGTCCGCACGATCCGCTCGCTGCGGGTCGACGGGTCGCAGCGCATCGAGCCGGAGACGGTGCTGAGCTACACCAAGCTGCGCGTCGGCGAATCCTATACGAACGAGACGCTCGACCAGGCGATCAAGGACCTCTACGCCAGCGACCTGTTCGCCGACGTCTCCATCGCGGGGGCGGAGACGGGCGACATCGTGCTGCGCGTGCGCGAGAACCCGATCATCAACCGCGTGATCCTTGAGGGCAACAAGCGCCTCAAGGAAGACAAGATCACCAAGGAGATCAAGCTCAAGCCGCGCCAGATCTTCACCCGCTCCGCCGTGCGGGCGGACGTGGCGCGGATCATCGAGCTGTATCGCCGGCAGGGGCGTTTCGCCGCGTCCGTCGATCCGAAGATGGTCAACCTCGACCAGAATCGCGTCGACGTGGTGTTCGAAATCAGCGAGGGGCCGAAATCCAAGGTCCAGCAGATCAACATCATCGGCAACCAGGTGTTCTCCGACGCCAAGCTGCGCTCGCAGATGGCGACGAAGCAATCGCGCTTCTTCCGCTTCATGTCGTCGAACACGTCCTACGATCAGGACCGGCTTGCCTATGACCAGCAGAAGCTGCGGCAATTCTACCTGACCAACGGCTATGCCGATTTCCGCGTCACCAGCGCGGTGGCGGAGCTGACCCCCGACAAGCGTGACTTCATCATCACCTATGTCGTCGAGGAGGGGCCGCGCTACAAGTTCGGCGACGTGACCGTGGACAGCGACATCCGCGACTTCGACAACAAGCGCATGGCCAGCACGCTCTCGATCAAGAAGGGCGACTGGTATGACGCGAAGAAGGTCGAGGACACGGTCGACAGCCTGAGCCAGACGGCGGGCCTGTTCGGCTATGCCTTCGCCGACGTGAACCCGGAATTCCAGCGCGACCGCGACGCGCTGACCATGTCGATCAACTTCCACATCGCCCAGGCGCAGCGCACCTATGTCGAGCGGGTGGAGATCACCGGCAACACCCAGACGCAGGACAAGGTGATCCGGCGCGAGGTGCGTCTCGCCGAGGGCGATGCGTTCAACAGCTTCCAGGTGAAGCGCTCGACCGACCGCATCAACAGCCTGGGCTATTTCCAGGACAAGTTCGAGATCAAGCAGACCCCCGGCTCCGTGCCGGACCGCGTCGTGCTGGAGGCGAACGTCGAGGAGAAGGCGACCGGCCAGCTCCAGCTCTCGGCCGGCTATTCGAGCCTCGAGCAGTTCATCATCCAGGCGAACATCACCCAGTCGAACTTCCGCGGCAAGGCGCAGGAGCTGCGCGCGGGCGTGAACTGGTCGGCCTATTCCAAGTCGGTCGAGCTGGGCTTCACCGAGCCGTATCTGTTCGACAAGAACATCGCGCTCGGCGTGGACCTGTTCCGCCGCGATTACAACGCGTTCAACTATCTCGGCACCGATCGCCAGACGACCTACAGCCAGACGTCGACCGGCTTCCAGATCCGCGCCGGCGTGCCGATCACCGAATATTGGTCCTTCTCCGCTCGTTACGGCCTGACTTATGATCAGGTCGGTCTCGACAAGGGCACCTATTACACCGATCTGAACGGCGACGGCATTCGCGGCAACAGCCCGGGCGATAGCTGCGATCCGCTCGTCGCCGGTCGTTATCTGTGCGACTCGATCGGGAATCGCTGGACGTCGTCGGTAGGCTATTCATTCATCTACAACAGCCTCAACAGCCGTCTGCGGCCCACGGCTGGCTCGCGCATGTCGCTGAGCCAGGATTTCGCCGGGCTCGGTGGCGACGTGCGCTACATTCGCTCTCGCGTAGATGGAGCGAAATATTGGGGAATCGGCAAAGGCTTCGTCCTTTCCTTCGTGGGCGAGGGCGGCTTCATCAAGTCGCTGGAAGGCAGCCGCGGTCCCGGAGTCGATCCGGTGCGCATCACCGATCGCTTCTATCTCGGCGAGCCGCAGTTCCGTGGCTTCGACATTCGTGGTGTCGGCCCACGCGTGATTCGGCAATATTACACGACCGATTCGAGCGGCAAGCAGGTATTGGTCACCGACAGGGATCAGATCGTTGACGACGCGTTGGGCGGCAACGCCTATTACCTTGGCCGCATTGAGCTTGAGCTGCCGCTCGGTTCCGGCGCGCGCGAACTGGGGCTGCGGCCGTCGATCTATGTGCAGGCGGGCAGCCTGTGGAGCATGACCCGGCCGCTGCTCACCACCTTCCCGGTCGCGGCGGACGGCACCGTGCTGCCGCTGCCGAAGACGAACGAGGCCGGCCAGCCATTGTTCAGCTATACGAACGCCGCGGGCCTGTCGGTCACTACCACCTGTGCGGCCGGCATTCCCGATCCGACCGGCAAGTGCAACGGCATTGTCCCGAACACCGCGCAGATCGCCTCGCAGCCGTTCAAGGAAACCTATTACGGCGGCACGGCCAGGCCGCGCCTCTCGGTCGGTTTCGGCGTGAACTGGACCTCGCCGTTCGGCCCGCTACGCATCGATGTCGCCAAGGCGCTGCTGACGCAGCCCGGCGATGACAAGAAGCTCGTAACTTTCAACGTAGGGACCCAGTTCTGA